The Corallococcus soli DNA window CGATGGCCAGGAACGGCGCGCCAATTCCAGCCTGCCCCGCCTTCGCCCAGAGCGACTCGAGGTAGCTTTCAACGGAGTCCAGCGGGACGCTGACCGCGTCCTTGCCGCTGCCCGTCACCTGCAACGCGGAGAGCACGGCGTCGCCCTTGAGGGACTTCTCCCGGAAGACCACGGGGATCAGCACGCGCTGGTCCTTCTTCACCGTGACGGGCGTCGTGTCATAGGCCAGCTCCACGTCGGCCGGCTGGAGCATCCCTCCCTGCTGCGTCACCCCCTGGGTGAGCTGGAAGGAGCCCACGCTCCGGACCTTGCCAGGGCTCAGCGTCACCTGGGCCTGCTTGCCCTTGATCATGCTGGGCGCCTGACTGGAGGCCGCCAGCTCCGGCGAGTCCAGGGCACCGGACTCCACCTCGCCGCCGAGCGCGAACGCGGGGCTGAGGACGGTGCTCGTCGCCACCTGGATGACGGACTTCGAATCCCAGTACAGCCGATCCGCGGCGCTCACGGTCACGCTGCCGGTGATGGGCGTGTTGCCCGTGGAGGTGATGAGCAGGCCGCGGGTGAAGCCCGTGAGGGTGAGGTTGCTGGCGTGGATGACGGCCGCGTCGGCGAAGAACAGGGACTTGTCCGTGCCGCCCCAGTCTTCGGGGAAGGTGGCGGTGGGGCTGGCGTCGCTGACGTTGTCCTGGGTGGTCAGCGCGACCACGGGCGTGGCGCCGCCGCTCGGGGGCTGCGTGCGCGCGGTGGCGGAGTTGACGTCGACGCTGCCCAGCGTGCCGGTGGTGAACTGGATCTGCGGCCCCTCCAGCACCAGCAGCCCCGTCTGCGAGCCGACCTGGGCGTTGGCGAAGAAGACGCTGCGCTGGTTGCTGGAGAACGCGGGCGCGGGCACCAGCACTCCAGGGGCGTCCACCTGGGCCTGCCCCTTCGTGGTCAGGACGATGGAACTGCCGGAGAGCTCCACCGTGGAGGTGATGCCGGTGGGCTTGTCCTTGAAGGCCCGCCTCCAGCGGGACTCCACCGTGTCGAGCGACTCTCCCGGTCTCCGGCTTTCAACGTCATCCTGCTGGGGGGGACCGTCATCGGTGCCTCCTCCACAGCCCAGGGGCAGGGTCAGGAAGACCGCGGCGGACACCACGGCCATGTATGTGTTCGAGGCTCGCACGGTAGCTCCAGCGGGGTAGGTGCTGCTTGCATGCAATGTTGTCCGCTGCCGGTCGCTTTGGATCTCACCCGGGCGAATTCCTGTGCGCGAGGGTGCGCGGCCGTGCCACCTGGAGCCTGCGGCACCGGGCCCGCTGGCATCACATGAAGAGGCCGCCCGCGAAGAATGGAGTGCCATTCTCCACGGACGGCCTTGAACAGCGATGGCTCACGGGGCCGCGACTGGCGGCCCCAGGCTCACCTCACTCGGCGACGAGCACCCGGCCAATGAACTCGCCGGTGTTGCCGGCGGCGTCCGTGGCCGTGATGATGACGTCGTTGTAGCCCGTATCCGCCACGCGCACGGAGTGGGTGACGGTGTTCGTCCCCGCTTCCACGCTGGAGCTCTCCACCCAGTTGGTGGACACCGTCGAGGGTGAGGCGTCCGTCACCTCGCTGGTGATGTCCACCCAGATGGAGGGCTGGGCCTCGTCCGGGAGGGGCGAAACGATGCGGAGGACCGGCGCGGTGCGGTCCACCGTGACGACGCGCGTGTCCGAGACCACGCCACCCTGAGCGTCGATGGCGGTGAGCACGATGGTGTACGTGCCCTCCTCCAGCGCCAGGAACTGCACCATGTGCCCGCCGGTGCCTTCCTCCTCCATCGGGACGGGCTCGCCACCGTTGATGGTGAAGTAGGCCAGGGCGATGGGCGAGCTGCTCGAGCCAGGACGGATGTAGCCGCACACCTTGACCAGGGCATCACGCGTGTAGCGGGGCATGTTGCACATGGTCAGGTCCGGCGGCGGAGCCGCGGGGTCCGTCACGAGGATGGACGTGTTGCAGCTCACCGACTGGCCACCGACGTCCGTGGCCGTGTACGTCACGGGCGTGGAGCCGGGCGCGTAGAGGCCGGCCGGCGGGCCGACCACCGACGCCAGGGCGCACACGTCGGTCGCGTTGGCCGCGGCGGGGGTCACCACCGCGCCCCCGGAGGACGGAGCCTCCACGATCATCGGACCCGGGCAGACGATGGACGGCGCCAGGGTGTCCACCACCGTCACCTCGCGGCTGGCGGAGGCGCTGAGCCCGGCCCCATCCTGCGCGGTGTAGCCAAGGGTGTAGGAGCCCACGGCGCCGCCGTTGACCGAACCGGAGCGGGCGATGCTCGCGGTCAGGTCACCGGAGCAGATGTCCGACGCGGTGGCGCCGGGGTCCACGTACGCACCGCTGTTGCACTCGTGGTTCGAGGAGGCCGGTCCCACCAGGGCCACCGTCGGAGCCAGGGTGTCCAGCACGCTGACAGTGCGCGAGCTGCTCGCGGCGTTCCCGGAGGGATCCGTCACGCTGTAGTTCACGGTGTAGTTGCCCGGGTGCGACGTGTCGACGCCGTTGGACGTCACGACCGCGCCCGACAGGTTGCCCGCGCACGCGTCCGCGGCGGAGGCGCCCGCTTCGACGTAGGTGCTGACGTTGCACTCGAGGGCGGCGGAGGCCGGGTTCGGCGTGACGGCGGGGGCCTGGGTGTCACGGACCACCACCGCGCTGGTGCAGGAAGAGGTGTTGCCGGAGCTGTCCGTCGCCGTGTGCGTCACGACGCTGGTGCCCAGCGGGTAGTGGGCCGGCGCGGGGCTGCTCACGGACGGCGTGCCGCAGTTGTCGCTGGCGCTCGCCTGGCCGGTGTTCACGTTCGCGCCACCGCCCACGCACTCCGCCTGCTGGTTCGCCGGGCAGTTGAGCGCCGGCGCGCTGGAGTCCACCACCTGGACGCTCGCGGTGCAGCTGCTGGACAGCCCCGCCTGGTCCACGCATGTCAGCGTGACGGAGGTGGTGCCCGGGCCGAAGGGGCCCGCCGGAGACTGGGTGCAGCCCACCAGGTCGCCATCCGGGTCCGAAGAGCCGTTGTTGACGGAGCCAGTGACACCGCACGAGGGGCCCGCATCCAGCGTCAGGTCGCGGCACACCGCCGTGGGAGGACGCTTCGTCTGCGTCCAGTCCTTGAGGGCGAGGTTCGACAGCGACACCCCGCCGCTCGTCTTCGTGAACGAGGCCTGGATCTGATCCCGCCCGACGCCGCCGCTGCCCACGTAGGTGAAGCTGGCGTGGCCCGCGCTGTTCGTCACGGCCTGACCCGTCTGCCCGGCGTTGGGGCCGGCATTGATGAGGAACGACACCGCCCGGTTGATCAGCGGCTGGCCCAGGTCGTTCTGCAGGTTGGCGGTGACCGTGTGGGAGAGGCCCACCTCGCTCGTCGCCAGCGGGGGCCCGAGCACGATGCCCTCACCGACGATGGCGGAGGCCGCGCGCAGCGACAGCGCCGCGAAGAAGATGTTGTCGTCGTTCGAGGCGTTGAAGGTGTTGATGACGATGCGCGTGGCGCCCTGGCTCACGAAGGGCAGCACGTTGTAGAGCTCGTCGTCGACGTAGGGGCCGGGGCCCGTGACGAAGGGCGAGGGGTTGGCGTTCGAGTCATCCAGGCCACCCACCGTCAGCAGCGCGCCATTGCTGCTGGCGCCGTCATCCTGACCGCCCGCCACGGAGCTCAGCCGCTGGCCATTGACGTCCACGGTGCTGCGCTGCGTCTCATTGGGGCTTCCGACCTGGGCACCGAACGAGATGCCCAGCGACAGGTCCAGGCCCAGGTTCGGGTCGTTCTTGTTGATGGGCTCCGAGAGGGAGATGTTGAACGTGTCCCCCGTGGTGCTCTGGGCCCCGAAGAGCAGGATGGCCGTGTTGACGGTGGTCTCGCTCGGGTTGTCGAAGATGACGGTCAGGATCTCACCGTCGACCTGCGTGGTGGCCGCCTCGGTGATGCTGAAGGACACGCGCCCGGCGGGGGCGGCGTCGAGCTTCGCCTTCACGAGGGACGTCACGTCCGCCCAGTGATTCCACGAGGCGATGCCATTCGCCAGGGAGGTGCTCCAGGACACGGGCTGCCCGTCGATGCGCACCTCCCCGTTGTTGATCCGGTAGGAGCTGAAGCCCGTGCTGGCCGCCGCCATGTAGGCGCGGCGCACGGTGGCGCCAGCGGCGGGCTTGTTCGCCTGAACAATCCCGCTCGGCCCGTTGGTGCCCACGCCGTCGATGGAGAGGGTGATGAAACCGGACTCGGTCACGTTCACCACGTTCAGCGCGGAGGCGGAGACCATCTGCTGCTGGAGCGCTCCCGGCTTGAACCCCGGAGGCCTCGTGCCGGGCGGCACGTCTGCCTTGTCAAGCGGCGTCACCTCCCGCGGCGCTACCGCCCGGGGTACGTCCTGGCTCTCCTCCAGAGCAGGCGCTCCACACGCCGACGCCCACAGGCCCAGCGCAAGCAAACCCATCCGTTGACGACGACTGCTCCCCATGGTGCTTCTCCTGGTCATCATTGAACTCCTCCTGCACTGCATGAAACGAGGGCAAGGCCGTGGCCTGCCGGGGCGACGGAATCCGCGCCCACCGGGTGAGAGGCTTCACATGCTGGGAGACGGCCGCGAAGGGAGTGGAGGGCTCAGCCCTGGCGTGCGGAGGGCGAGGCTTCACGGCGCCTGCGAAGAAGCAGGGGCGCCATGGCCAGCAGCAACCACCCGGCGGCCTCCGCCGCGCCCCCTGAGTGGCAGCCGCAGCCGGACCCGCCTTCCGACGCCTGGGGCACGACCTTCACCTGGAACGAGCAGCGCGAACTGTTGCCCGCCGCGTCGGTGGCGGTGATTTCGACGGGAGTCTGGCCCACCGGGAAAGTGCTTCTGGAGGGCGGGCTGTAGGCCAGCGCCACCGTGGAGACGGCGTCCGTCGACTGCGCGGCGGGGTACTGGACCTCCGCCCCCCTGGCGCTGGAGGCGGCGACCTCCTGCGACGGCGGACACGTCAGCTCCGGCGGCGTCGTGTCACGCACCTTCACCAGGAAGGAGCACGTCTCCGTGTTGCCAGCGGCGTCCCTGGCGGTGACGACAACGGGTGTCTCGCCCAGGGCAAAGCGATCACCGCTGACCTGGCTGTAGCTGAGCTGGGGCGGCGCGCCGCTGTCATCGCTCCCCTGCGCGGGGGTGTAGGACACCGCGGCCCCGGTCGCGGCGGCGGCCTCCGCCGTCACGTCGCTGGAGCAGACCAGGCCCGGCGGGGTGCAGTCCCCGAAGCTGGCGGTGAAGGCCGTGAAGAGCTCGTCACCCTGCTGCCCGTCGGAAGCGCGGAAGTAGACCTGGTCCCCCACCATGCCCAGCACCTGGATCTGCGAGCCCGTCGGCCCGGACACCAGGTCCACCACCAGCCGGGTGCCGGTGTCGCTACCGTCACTCTTCCAGAGCTCGACCCCGCTGGCTCCGTCGTCGGCGGAGAAGAGCAGCACCGGACCGACCGGCGTCAGGGTCGCGACCCCGGAGCCACTGGCACCGGCGCGGATGTCCCTGACGAGGGTGGTGCCGGCGACGGTGCCGTCGCTCCTCCACAGCTCGCGACCATGGGTGCCATCGTTCGCCACGAAGTAGAGCCAGGACCCCAGGGCCGTCAGCTGCGCTGGCTGCCCGTTGCCCTCGCCCACGAGCAGATCCCGGACGAGGGTGGTCCCCTCCGAGGTGCCATCGCTCTTCCACAACTCCTGACCATGAACGGGGTCGCTCATGCTGAAGAAGAGCGTGTCGCCCACCGCCTTGAGCAGCTCAGGGGAGTAGTGGGGGCCAACGGCGGAAGGCACGATGCGGGTGGTGCCCGCGGCGGTGCCGTTGCTCCGCCACAGCCCCGCCCCTTGGTTTCCGTCATTCGCGACGAGGTAGAGCACCCCGCCCAGGGCGGTGAGCTCCGCCGGGGACGAGGATCCGGCGCCAGGCCGGATGTCCTTGACCAGGGTGGTGCCGCCCGCGGTGCCGTCGCTCTTCCACAGCTCCATGCCCGACGCGCCGTCATCCGCGGCGAAGTAGAGGGTGTTCCCGACGGCGGTGAGCAGCGAGGGCTGGCCGCCGATGCTTCCGGGGACGAGATCCATGACGAGGGTGGTCCCCCCCGCGGTGCCATCACTCGTCCACAGCTCGAAGCCCGTGACGCCATCGTCCGCCACGAAGTAGAGCCTGCTGCCCAGGGCGATGAGGCTGGTGGGCAGACTGGAGCCGCCCCCCGGGACGAGGTCCTTGACGAGGGTGGTGCCCGCCTCCGTGCCATCGCTCTTCCACAGCTCGAGCCCGTTCGCGCCGTTGTCCGCGATGAAGAAGAGGGTGTCGCCCACCGCGGTGAGCTGGGCCGGGGAAGCGCCCTCCGGGCCAGGACGGATGTCTTTGACCCGCAGGGTGCCCGCGGCGGTACCGTCCGTCTTCCAGAGTTCGGCCCCGCCAGCGCCGTCGTCGGCGGCGAAGAACAGGGCGCCGCCCACGGTCACGCCCGGGGCCGGGTCGCTGCCCTCCGCGCCCGGAGCGATGTCCTTGAGGGTCGAGACGGGACGACACTCGGGAGCGGGGATCCCTGCCATCGCAGGCGCGCCAACCGACAGCAGCCCCGACAACAACAGCAGACACCTGTTCATCAGACCCATCCCTGCCATTCTTCCCCCACGTTCATCGCAATCCTCCAAGCCCGCTCGGGACCCAAACGGTGGAGGAAAAAGGAACGGGACCTCACGGGCCTGACAAAGCAGACGGAGATCCCTTCTCTACGATCACGCATCGTTCATTCAAACCAGACTTTCCGTCAACCCCACATACCGCGCATCTGCGTTTTTCCTGTCTGGCGGTGATGGGTCTGATCACACCTGGCGTCAGGATCGCTCGCCACCCCAAAACGAGACATTCCGGAACTCATCTCAAAACCAGAATGGACTAACAACATGCGTCATCCGCGCCCGGGGGTGACGTGGGGTGGTTTCGCTCCAGCCTGGTCCTTACTGCCCCCCGGCCTGACGCACTGTCGACCACCGCCCTGAAGGCAGGCTTGGATTCGGCTTCGCAATCACTCTCAAGTGCCGTGTCATCGCCGGCCGGGGTCGTTGGGGGCCCGATCATCCTTCGCACTGCGTCAGGTGAACTGCTCGCGGAAGGCCCGCGGGCTGCGGGCCGTCCCCTCCCCGCTCCCACACCGCGGCCCCCGCCCGGTTTCTTCGCGGATGCGAAGTTGAGCGCGAGGCTCCCTGGCCGCAATCGCTTCGCTGGGGTCGCGTACCCACAGCGTCTTTCCGGGCCGGGGTCACGACGGGGTGGTGGCGCAACTTCCCGTGATGACAGCGGATAATCCGGACGGCAACATCGGATGTATCAGAGGGGGGCAGTACGTCATGCGAGTCGACGGTCCATCATCTTCAACCCAAACAATCTCTTCCGGAGACACAGGCAGGGCCCAGGCCCGCGAGGTCTCCGAATCCAACGTCGTCCGGGAAGAGGAGGCCCCCGACGCGCAAGGTCCTGATTCGACCTCCAGCTTCGAGGACGCGCCCGCGGCGCACCGGGAGCGACTGCTGCCCCCTCCCCCGCCTCCCCCGCCCGAGCCCCCGCCAGAGGAGGCCCGTCCCGTCCCGCAGAAGAACCTGAAGCGCGGTGACACCGGCGAAGACGTGAAGCAGCTCCAGGACTCCTTGGTGGAGCTGGGCTACCTGACGCCCGAGCAGGTCGCCACCGGGCCGGGCCTGTTCGGGCCGCGGACGGAGGCCGCGCTGGAGGGCTTCCAGCGGGACAACGGCATCACCGCCCGGGGCCACTACGAGGCCACCACCCGTGACGCGCTGTCGAAGTCCCTCGCGCGCTCCGCGCAGCCGGGCGGCAAGAAGCAGGGCCCGGCCATGTCCGCCGAGGCCGCGTTCATCACCCAGTTCACCTCCCAGTACAACCCGCACGGTCCGCGCGGCAGCACCAACTGCGGTCCCGCCAGCCTCGCCATGTCCCTGGCGTACACGGGCCACATGCCCCCGGGGCTCACGAAGGAACAGCAGGTGGACCATGCGCGCGCGCTGATGAGCCCGCGCCGCGCGTCGGAGTTCACCACCGCGACGGCGTCGGACGGCACGCGCGTGTCGCTGCTGGACCGGGACCATGAGCTCACCGGCGGCACCATGGTGTCCGACGGCATCCAGAACGCGGGCCTCACGTCGCGCTACGGGCAGGGCTGGGACACCCTGGACCAGCAGCTGGCGGCGGGCAACCCCGTCATCGCCAATGGCGCCACGAACGCGGCCTGGCGCTCGCAGTTCCCCGAGCGCATGGGCAGCGGCGACATCGGCCACCTCAACGCCATCCTCGCGAAGACGGCCGACGGGAAGTACCTCGTCGCCGACCCGCTGCACACCGGTGGCCCGGTGGCGATGACGCGCAATCAGCTCAGCGTCTTCTTCTCCCCCACCGGGGGCCAGCCGTCCTTCAATGCGCTGCACGGGGCCTCGCGAGGCGCCGGTGCCGCGAGGCCGGATGGCGCCAACGCGGGGGCCAGCGCGGGCGCCGCCGCCGCCCGGCTGCTGGAGCAGGCCGCCGCGAGCCTCCCTCCGTTTGATCCGGGCCCCTACACGCCCCCGACGGGCGTGGGGGTCGCCAACGTCGCCACGCCGAGCGCGTCCGGCGCGGACGTCGCGGCGCGGGCGACGCAGGACGCGAAGGCCCTTGCGGGCACGCTCCAGAACAGCCTGGAGCAGGGCGCCCTGCAGTTCGAGCAGCTCATCGCCAGCAACCCGGACCCCGCCTACCAGGAGGCGTTCGTCCGCGCCGCGGAGCCCTCGCTCGCGAAGATGGGCCAGCTCTTCGCCGGGGTGTCCCCGGAGACGGACCGCCAGCTCCACCCCCGCCCGCCGCTGCGCCACCCCGACCTCGCGAGGGACCGGCCGCTGCTCGACAAGCTGGCGAAGGAGGAGACCGCCATCGAGCAGAAGACGTACCTCGGCCTGGCGCGCGCCGCGGAGCGACTGGGAGAGCCGACCGCCGGGCTCGTGGGCAGGTACTTCACCCGGGACACGCCGCCGGGGTTCGCCAACCTCTCGCTGAGCCACGCCATCCGGACCGCCGTCAACTCCGGCATCGGCGCGCGGCTCGCGTTCGACATGGAGCGCGAGCTGGGCAGGAGCGCGGTCCAGCCTCCAGGCTTCAAGGGGCCCACCCGCGACATGGATGCCCAGGCCATCCACAAGACGCTGTGGAGGGCCATCGACGGGCTTCGCACCCGGTTCACGGCGGTCGCGGACAAGGCGGAGGAGCACCAGAAGCAGCTCACGGGGCTGCTCAGCGGCCCGGCCAAGGTCCTCACCCCGGAGCAGCAGCAGGCCTTCACCGCCACCTTCCTGAACGACCCCGAGCGCAAGAAGGACCTGGCGGACTTCGAGCAGCTCAGCAAGCTGCTGGCCAGCGCCGCCCCGGATGGCGCGCCGTCGGGCGCGGATGGGCCGGAGGTCGTCGCGCTGGCTCGCGAGCTGCCGCGGATGGCGGCGACGCAGTCCGGCGCCGAGTACCTCGCCTCCCAGCTCGCCGCCCAGGGCGAGAACCACCCCACGTTCCTCGACACCGTCGGCAAGCTGAAGGACCTCAAGGACTTCGACGAGAAGCTCGCCCTCGCGCTCGTGAAGAGCGCGGGCTCGGGCGCCATCCTCGCGGCGGGCCTCAAGTCGAAGGGAGGGGCGGAGGCCATCTTCAACGGGCTCGCGCGCAACGCCCACCTGTTCGGGATGGACCCGGGGGACATGCGGCAGTACGTCAAGCTGCTGCGCGGCATCGGCCCGGACTCGACGCATGCGCAGGTCCAGGGCATCACGCAGTCGCTCCGCGACCTCCTGCGGGACCAGGAGACGGGGCTGCCGGGCAACCCGGAGTCCCCTCGAAGCCAGGCGCTGCGCGGGCTGGGCGTCCTCGTCACCGCGACCGCGGCCGTGGGGGACGCCTCCGGCTGGAACCAGGCGGACTTCGCCGCGAAGATCAAGATCGTCGGCGACGGACTCAGCGTCGGCGGGGACGGCGGGGCGCTCATCCTCGACGTGCTCGGCAAGTCCGCGCCGCTCCTCTCCAAGGTGCTCGGCAAGGCGTCCGGCGCGGGCACGCTGCTGGGCGCGGTGGGTGACGGCATCCAGTCCTTCCAGGCCGTGAAGGAGGGCAAGTACTGGAAGGCCAGCGCGTCCGGCGCGCAGTCACTGGGCGCCCTCCTCATGGCGGGAGGCTCGCTGGTCCGGTGGCTTCCCGGCGCCCAGCTCATCGGCGCCGCCCTGTTCCTGGGCGGGCTCGCGGTGAAGTACCTGGACCCGGACAAGTACGCCACGCGGGGCGCCCAGGTGCGCCTGCTCACCGAGAGCGGCATGGACGGGAAGCTGGCGCAGAACCTCATCGACCTGGGCCCCGACCTCCTGGACAAGCGACTGCGGCAGCAGGCGCGCATGTCGCCGGAGCAGGTGCAGCGATTCATCGCCGACCACCCGGAGCTGGCGCGAGAGCCCCTCCAGTTCGACAGCCTGAGCCAGGGCGCCAACGCGATGGGGATGAAGGGCGCGGACTACCAGACGTTCCTGGAGCGACTGGCGAAG harbors:
- a CDS encoding immunoglobulin-like domain-containing protein, which encodes MPPGTRPPGFKPGALQQQMVSASALNVVNVTESGFITLSIDGVGTNGPSGIVQANKPAAGATVRRAYMAAASTGFSSYRINNGEVRIDGQPVSWSTSLANGIASWNHWADVTSLVKAKLDAAPAGRVSFSITEAATTQVDGEILTVIFDNPSETTVNTAILLFGAQSTTGDTFNISLSEPINKNDPNLGLDLSLGISFGAQVGSPNETQRSTVDVNGQRLSSVAGGQDDGASSNGALLTVGGLDDSNANPSPFVTGPGPYVDDELYNVLPFVSQGATRIVINTFNASNDDNIFFAALSLRAASAIVGEGIVLGPPLATSEVGLSHTVTANLQNDLGQPLINRAVSFLINAGPNAGQTGQAVTNSAGHASFTYVGSGGVGRDQIQASFTKTSGGVSLSNLALKDWTQTKRPPTAVCRDLTLDAGPSCGVTGSVNNGSSDPDGDLVGCTQSPAGPFGPGTTSVTLTCVDQAGLSSSCTASVQVVDSSAPALNCPANQQAECVGGGANVNTGQASASDNCGTPSVSSPAPAHYPLGTSVVTHTATDSSGNTSSCTSAVVVRDTQAPAVTPNPASAALECNVSTYVEAGASAADACAGNLSGAVVTSNGVDTSHPGNYTVNYSVTDPSGNAASSSRTVSVLDTLAPTVALVGPASSNHECNSGAYVDPGATASDICSGDLTASIARSGSVNGGAVGSYTLGYTAQDGAGLSASASREVTVVDTLAPSIVCPGPMIVEAPSSGGAVVTPAAANATDVCALASVVGPPAGLYAPGSTPVTYTATDVGGQSVSCNTSILVTDPAAPPPDLTMCNMPRYTRDALVKVCGYIRPGSSSSPIALAYFTINGGEPVPMEEEGTGGHMVQFLALEEGTYTIVLTAIDAQGGVVSDTRVVTVDRTAPVLRIVSPLPDEAQPSIWVDITSEVTDASPSTVSTNWVESSSVEAGTNTVTHSVRVADTGYNDVIITATDAAGNTGEFIGRVLVAE
- a CDS encoding ELWxxDGT repeat protein; the protein is MNRCLLLLSGLLSVGAPAMAGIPAPECRPVSTLKDIAPGAEGSDPAPGVTVGGALFFAADDGAGGAELWKTDGTAAGTLRVKDIRPGPEGASPAQLTAVGDTLFFIADNGANGLELWKSDGTEAGTTLVKDLVPGGGSSLPTSLIALGSRLYFVADDGVTGFELWTSDGTAGGTTLVMDLVPGSIGGQPSLLTAVGNTLYFAADDGASGMELWKSDGTAGGTTLVKDIRPGAGSSSPAELTALGGVLYLVANDGNQGAGLWRSNGTAAGTTRIVPSAVGPHYSPELLKAVGDTLFFSMSDPVHGQELWKSDGTSEGTTLVRDLLVGEGNGQPAQLTALGSWLYFVANDGTHGRELWRSDGTVAGTTLVRDIRAGASGSGVATLTPVGPVLLFSADDGASGVELWKSDGSDTGTRLVVDLVSGPTGSQIQVLGMVGDQVYFRASDGQQGDELFTAFTASFGDCTPPGLVCSSDVTAEAAAATGAAVSYTPAQGSDDSGAPPQLSYSQVSGDRFALGETPVVVTARDAAGNTETCSFLVKVRDTTPPELTCPPSQEVAASSARGAEVQYPAAQSTDAVSTVALAYSPPSRSTFPVGQTPVEITATDAAGNSSRCSFQVKVVPQASEGGSGCGCHSGGAAEAAGWLLLAMAPLLLRRRREASPSARQG
- a CDS encoding peptidoglycan-binding protein; translation: MRVDGPSSSTQTISSGDTGRAQAREVSESNVVREEEAPDAQGPDSTSSFEDAPAAHRERLLPPPPPPPPEPPPEEARPVPQKNLKRGDTGEDVKQLQDSLVELGYLTPEQVATGPGLFGPRTEAALEGFQRDNGITARGHYEATTRDALSKSLARSAQPGGKKQGPAMSAEAAFITQFTSQYNPHGPRGSTNCGPASLAMSLAYTGHMPPGLTKEQQVDHARALMSPRRASEFTTATASDGTRVSLLDRDHELTGGTMVSDGIQNAGLTSRYGQGWDTLDQQLAAGNPVIANGATNAAWRSQFPERMGSGDIGHLNAILAKTADGKYLVADPLHTGGPVAMTRNQLSVFFSPTGGQPSFNALHGASRGAGAARPDGANAGASAGAAAARLLEQAAASLPPFDPGPYTPPTGVGVANVATPSASGADVAARATQDAKALAGTLQNSLEQGALQFEQLIASNPDPAYQEAFVRAAEPSLAKMGQLFAGVSPETDRQLHPRPPLRHPDLARDRPLLDKLAKEETAIEQKTYLGLARAAERLGEPTAGLVGRYFTRDTPPGFANLSLSHAIRTAVNSGIGARLAFDMERELGRSAVQPPGFKGPTRDMDAQAIHKTLWRAIDGLRTRFTAVADKAEEHQKQLTGLLSGPAKVLTPEQQQAFTATFLNDPERKKDLADFEQLSKLLASAAPDGAPSGADGPEVVALARELPRMAATQSGAEYLASQLAAQGENHPTFLDTVGKLKDLKDFDEKLALALVKSAGSGAILAAGLKSKGGAEAIFNGLARNAHLFGMDPGDMRQYVKLLRGIGPDSTHAQVQGITQSLRDLLRDQETGLPGNPESPRSQALRGLGVLVTATAAVGDASGWNQADFAAKIKIVGDGLSVGGDGGALILDVLGKSAPLLSKVLGKASGAGTLLGAVGDGIQSFQAVKEGKYWKASASGAQSLGALLMAGGSLVRWLPGAQLIGAALFLGGLAVKYLDPDKYATRGAQVRLLTESGMDGKLAQNLIDLGPDLLDKRLRQQARMSPEQVQRFIADHPELAREPLQFDSLSQGANAMGMKGADYQTFLERLAKAHGVDVGTLATEVHFRFYGHPPSSGASQGQPSPDEAFRQWVEARTPEVAAWAKQHRKP